Proteins found in one Lathamus discolor isolate bLatDis1 chromosome 7, bLatDis1.hap1, whole genome shotgun sequence genomic segment:
- the LOC136018442 gene encoding uncharacterized protein LOC136018442 — protein sequence MHNPAATGSLSFFLSSISETPTGLIAENLLKAKEIALSDSRVPEQLKSYLQKALDVALGLDPYLDAMAPSKRKTSPDHGPGNAEGTGTRVKLREERAFDSLNGKLVNQEGKIALDWGHIFRMLVHMIRARKILLIGKPKGYSILAIAEELPDDGKIFACAEVPYLGVNSQEAFDYSSDGKKISMQVGPIADTLEALHAEDEDFDIVFIDADQRNAVSYYSFVMDNHLLRMDAVICVENTLMKGQVYLENVSDENVLAVRKLNTVINSDPRVEQIILPVQSGLSIIRRSPVPPECFLFQKEVVRDDVFWGYNRHRILDRLRLDGKVAYVTGGGQGIGRAFAHALGEAGAKVAVVDVVLAKAKAVACELSLKGIKSIAIAADVSKPEDVQRIVDMIVACWGTVHIACNNAGINMNSASEDTSLEEWDKTFNVNLRGLFLCCQAAGRIMLNQGYGKIINTASMASLIVPHPQKQVAYNTSKAGVVKLTQTLGTEWIDRGVKVNCISPGIVDTPLIRSKDLQPLVQGWLSDIPAGRLAQATDLQAAVVYLASEASDYMTGHNLVIEGGQSLW from the exons CTACAGGATCATTGTCCTTCTTTTTATCTTCCATTTCAGAAACCCCAACTGGACTCATTGCTGAGAACCTTCTCAAAGCCAAAGAAATAGCCCTCAGTGACTCTCGTGTTCCTGAGCAGCTCAAGAGTTACTTACAAAAAGCTCTTGATGTTGCTCTTGGGCTAGACCCCTACCTGGATGCGATGGCACCTTCAAAGAG AAAAACTTCACCTGACCATGGCCCAGGGAATGCTGAAGGAACTGGAACCAGAGTTAAGCTGCGGGAAGAACGTGCCTTTGACTCTTTGAATGGCAAGTTGGTCAACCAAGAGGGTAAAATTGCACTGGACTGGG GCCACATTTTTAGGATGCTTGTTCATATGATCAGAGCCAGGAAGATTTTATTAATTGGCAAGCCTAAAGGTTACAGTATCCTTGCTATCGCAGAAGAATTGCCAGATGATGGCAAGATCTTTGCATGTGCTGAAGTGCCGTATCTTGGAGTGAACAGCCAAGAAGCATTTGATTACTCCTCAGATGGCAAAAAGATAAGCATGCAAGTGGGACCAATTGCAGACACTTTGGAG GCATTACATGCTGAGGATGAGGACTTTGATATAGTCTTTATTGATGCTGATCAAAGGAACGCTGTTAGCTACTACAGCTTTGTCATGGATAACCACTTGCTGAGAATGGATGCAGTGATCTGTGTAGAGAATACACTCATGAAAGGACAAGTCTACCTGGAGAATGTATCTGACGAAAATGTACTAGCTGTCAGAAAATTAAACACAGTGATTAATTCAGATCCTCGTGTTGAGCAG ATAATTTTACCTGTGCAGAGTGGACTGAGCATCATTCGAAGGAGCCCTGTGCCTCCAGA atgttttttgtttcagaaagaagTGGTGAGGGATGATGTCTTCTGGGGTTATAACAGGCACCGCATCCTGGACCGACTGCGTTTGGATGGCAAAGTGGCCTATGTCACAGGCGGAGGGCAGGGAATTGGAAGAGCCTTTGCTCATGCACTGGGGGAAGCCGGTGCTAAAGTGGCTGTTGTGGATGTGGTCCTTGCAAAGGCAAAAGCAGTGGCATGTGAGCTCAGCCTCAAAG GGATTAAAAGCATTGCCATTGCAGCAGATGTAAGCAAACCCGAGGATGTGCAAAGGATTGTGGATATGATTGTAGCTTGCTGGGGCACAGTTCACATTGCATGCAACAATGCGGGAATCAATATGAACTCTGCAAGTGAAGATACTTCCCTAGAAGAATGGGACAAAACTTTTAATGTTAATTTACGAGGATTGTTTTTGTGCTGCCAA GCTGCAGGCCGCATTATGCTGAATCAAGGATATGGGAAGATAATTAACACAGCATCTATGGCAAGTTTAATAG TCCCGCACCCACAGAAGCAGGTGGCATACAACACCTCAAAAGCCGGGGTCGTAAAATTAACACAGACATTAGGAACCGAGTGGATTGACAGAGGAGTAAAAGTCAACTGCATTTCCCC GGGCATCGTTGACACACCGCTCATCCGCTCCAAGGACCTGCAGCCACTGGTGCAGGGCTGGCTATCGGACATCCCTGCTGGGAGGCTGGCGCAGGCCACCGACCTGCAGGCTGCTGTCGTCTATTTGGCTTCCGAAGCCTCCGACTATATGACAGGCCATAATCTGGTCATTGAGGGTGGCCAGAGCCTGTGGTGA